The Gordonia terrae genome contains the following window.
CCGCGAACGGTCGCTCATCTGTCTCCCGAGCGGCGCGGGAATCCGCAGCGTGTTCGACGCGGCAGCGTCGGAGGGTAGCCCTATCCGGCCCGCGATCGAGGCGTCCTCTCCGGAGGCGATCATCGAATTAGTGTGCAGTGGACTGGGAGTCGGCATCCTGAGCGAGTCGATCGCAGCGGCCGACGACCGCGTGGTCGGGGTGCCGATCCGGGACGTCGACGGCACAGCCCATCTCGGCTTGCTGTGGGGTTCGCGACCGTCTGCCGCGGCCGCGCGTTTCGTCGAGGTGGCCACGGACGCGTTCGGAGCAACCCACTGAACAACTGACGATGAATGAAACAAACTAAACGACAACATATTTCGATCACACTCATTGTGGATAAACCTCGTAATCGAACAAATGTTCCCGTACAGTGGAGTCATGCCAGAGCTCACCACTCTCCTCGACCAGTTCATCGAGCTCACCCCGCCCTCCGATGACCCCACGGGCAGGGCGACGTTCGACGCACTCGACACCTTGCGCCTGATCCGCAACACTGTTGATCATCAGATCGTTACGCACGCAACACAACTCGATGAACTGGGAGTCGCCGAGAAAGCCGGTGGCACCACTAAGACAATGCTGATCGAGATGGGTTACGCGCCCGCTGCAGCGCAGCGGACCACGCGAAGCGTCGACGCTCTCCCCACGTTGCCCGCCCTGGCCCGCCACGCAGCCGATGGACGCCTGTCGAGCGAGGTCGCCGACGCCATCATCCGCGGCATCGCATACATCGACAAACGTTCGCTGACTGTGCTTTCCGAAGACGATCGCATGCGGTACGAGCTCGACCTCCTCGCGCAAGCCATGTCGGGCGCGACACCAGCAGAAGTAGAAAAGTTCGCCCGCGCCATCGGCAACACCATTGCCGACGCCACCGAAGACGGTGTCCCGACCGCCGACGATTCATCGTTGAACGCGGTCAACGCCCACACCACCGACGACGGCCGGGTCGACATCCGGGTCGACGTCACCCAGGTGGTCGGTGAGAAGTTCCTGTCCATGATCGACGAACGGTCCTGCCCACGACCCGAACCCGACGGCGCCGACGACCGACGCACTGCCGAGCAGCGCCGCGCCGATGCGTTCGAGTTGATCCTCGACCAAGCCACCCTCGGCGCCACCATCGACAGTGTCGGGTCTCCTCGTACCCAACTCCTGCTGACGATCCCCGCCACCGGCGCGGATCCCGCCACTCTGCCGTGGACAGGTTCCGTCAGCCAGGCCGTCGCCAAACAGGTGTCGTGCGACGGGTCGCTGACCGAGATCATCCTCGACGGTGAAGGCGTACCACTGCAGATGGGGCACACCCACCGACTGTTCCCGGCACATCTACGCAAAGCCGTGATCGTCCGCGACCAATGCTGCGTCAAATGCGGTGCACCACCCTCACATACCCAGGTGCACCACATCGCGCACTGGGCTGACGGCGGTCCCACCGACCTCGACAACGGTTGCCTCCTGTGCCAGCGCTGCCACACCCAG
Protein-coding sequences here:
- a CDS encoding HNH endonuclease — translated: MFPYSGVMPELTTLLDQFIELTPPSDDPTGRATFDALDTLRLIRNTVDHQIVTHATQLDELGVAEKAGGTTKTMLIEMGYAPAAAQRTTRSVDALPTLPALARHAADGRLSSEVADAIIRGIAYIDKRSLTVLSEDDRMRYELDLLAQAMSGATPAEVEKFARAIGNTIADATEDGVPTADDSSLNAVNAHTTDDGRVDIRVDVTQVVGEKFLSMIDERSCPRPEPDGADDRRTAEQRRADAFELILDQATLGATIDSVGSPRTQLLLTIPATGADPATLPWTGSVSQAVAKQVSCDGSLTEIILDGEGVPLQMGHTHRLFPAHLRKAVIVRDQCCVKCGAPPSHTQVHHIAHWADGGPTDLDNGCLLCQRCHTQVHHHGWDVVMGFDRHPWLVPPAGIDPHRRPLPAYNRRTMRLDNAA